The Candidatus Margulisiibacteriota bacterium genome has a segment encoding these proteins:
- a CDS encoding sugar transferase — protein sequence MIKVILDLLLINFSFVLAYYFRFKILMFYAPTSIPVFGQYLSSLVFISLVWLAVFRLVGLYDQKKFTALIDELALLLWGVIASSLVLVGLLYLSRGLWFSRLVLANVWWIAFLLLAANRIFLVYVRRWLYTRGLGLKKTIVLGAGQMGETMTRKMISDKGLGYQVIGFLDDDPAKIGQKIGGVPVLGPLRSVKEIAREGKLDHVVIASAKIPAETTLDIITDCERFGLEFKIVPGILEIIASRVDADELGGIPILTVSEIRLKSFNAVIKRTTDLILSFLAILVLSPIYLVFSLLIKATSPGPVLYCQERVGRDGETFKMFKFRSMIDKADEKITELKGHSEVGDVLFKMKNDPRITPLGRFMRRYSIDEFPQFFNVFLGSMSIVGPRPPLPREVVKYNAWHNKRLRVRPGITGPWQVQGRSQLPFEDMVRLDIYYIENWSLWLDFKLLCLTIPVVLTGKGAY from the coding sequence ATGATAAAAGTAATCCTTGACCTTCTCCTTATTAATTTTTCTTTTGTTCTGGCCTATTATTTTCGTTTTAAGATTTTGATGTTTTATGCCCCGACCTCGATCCCCGTTTTTGGCCAATATCTTTCCTCCCTGGTTTTTATTTCTCTGGTTTGGCTGGCGGTCTTTCGTTTGGTTGGCCTTTACGACCAGAAGAAATTTACCGCTTTAATTGATGAGCTTGCTTTGTTGCTTTGGGGTGTGATCGCTTCCAGCCTGGTCCTGGTTGGCTTGCTTTATCTTTCCCGTGGCTTATGGTTTTCCAGATTGGTTTTGGCCAATGTCTGGTGGATCGCTTTTCTCCTTTTGGCCGCGAACCGGATCTTTCTTGTTTACGTCAGGCGCTGGCTTTACACGCGCGGCCTGGGGTTGAAGAAAACCATTGTACTGGGGGCCGGCCAGATGGGGGAGACTATGACCAGGAAAATGATCTCTGACAAAGGGCTGGGGTATCAGGTTATCGGCTTTCTTGATGACGACCCGGCCAAGATCGGGCAAAAGATCGGGGGGGTCCCGGTTCTTGGCCCTTTGCGCAGCGTTAAAGAGATCGCCAGAGAGGGGAAGCTTGATCATGTAGTGATCGCCAGCGCCAAGATCCCGGCCGAGACCACGCTTGATATCATCACCGATTGTGAGCGGTTTGGCCTGGAGTTTAAGATCGTTCCGGGGATATTGGAGATCATTGCCAGCCGGGTTGATGCCGATGAGTTGGGGGGGATCCCGATCCTGACCGTTTCGGAGATCAGGTTAAAAAGCTTTAACGCGGTCATAAAACGGACGACCGATCTTATTCTTTCTTTTCTGGCGATATTGGTCTTGTCCCCGATTTATTTGGTTTTTTCTTTGCTGATAAAGGCGACCTCTCCCGGACCGGTTCTTTATTGCCAGGAGAGGGTCGGCCGGGACGGAGAGACCTTTAAAATGTTCAAATTCCGTTCGATGATCGATAAAGCGGACGAAAAGATCACCGAGCTGAAAGGTCATTCGGAGGTTGGCGACGTTCTGTTTAAAATGAAAAACGACCCCAGGATCACACCGCTGGGAAGATTTATGCGGCGCTATAGTATTGACGAGTTCCCCCAGTTTTTCAATGTTTTCCTTGGCTCAATGAGCATTGTCGGCCCGCGTCCACCGCTGCCGCGCGAAGTCGTCAAATATAACGCCTGGCATAATAAACGCCTGCGGGTCAGGCCCGGGATCACCGGTCCCTGGCAGGTGCAGGGGAGGTCGCAGCTTCCCTTTGAGGATATGGTCAGACTGGATATTTACTACATTGAAAATTGGTCGCTCTGGCTTGATTTTAAATTGCTCTGTTTGACTATCCCGGTCGTCCTGACCGGCAAAGGGGCCTACTGA